One Deltaproteobacteria bacterium CG11_big_fil_rev_8_21_14_0_20_49_13 DNA segment encodes these proteins:
- a CDS encoding type I restriction-modification system subunit M codes for MENSVSQKEINDMVWRACDTFRGTLDPAQYKDYILVMLFIKYMSDLWKDTREQFEAKYNGDKQRVERALSRERFVMPSESDFEFLHSKRRENNIGELINIALEKIEDANKGKLENVFRNIDFNSEPYLGQTKDRNRRLIHLLEDFANPKLDLRPLRIGNQDVIGNAYEYLIAHFAADAGKKGGEFYTPGEVATLLARLLEPKSGDRICDPACGSGSLLIRVAQEIPKHDFALFGQESNGSTWALCRMNMFLHGMDSARIEWCNTITSPRLVEGDSLMKFNVVVANPPFSLDKWGADEAAHDPFNRFWRGIPPKSKGDYAFISHMVETALEGDGRVGVIVPHGVLFRGGAEGKIRQAMIEENLLKAVIGLPANLFFGTGIPAAILIFDKNKKIKDVLFIDASREYLDGKKQNYLRDQDIEKIVKAFKAFKNIDKYAYRATVDEIKENDFNLNIPRYVDTFEEEAEVNIPAVQKEIKQIEAELATTRKEMDKYLKELGLV; via the coding sequence ATGGAAAACTCAGTCTCACAAAAAGAAATCAACGACATGGTTTGGCGCGCCTGCGATACCTTTCGCGGCACCCTCGATCCCGCGCAGTACAAAGATTATATCCTCGTCATGCTCTTTATCAAATACATGAGTGATCTGTGGAAAGACACGCGGGAACAATTTGAGGCAAAATACAACGGAGACAAACAGCGGGTTGAGCGTGCCCTGTCACGCGAGCGCTTTGTGATGCCGTCGGAATCTGATTTTGAATTTCTCCACAGCAAGCGAAGAGAGAACAATATTGGTGAACTGATTAATATTGCCCTCGAAAAAATCGAGGATGCCAACAAGGGTAAGCTGGAAAATGTTTTCCGGAATATCGATTTCAACAGTGAACCCTACCTGGGACAAACCAAAGACAGAAACCGCCGACTGATTCACCTCTTGGAAGACTTTGCCAATCCCAAACTCGATCTGCGCCCCTTGCGTATTGGCAATCAGGATGTCATCGGCAATGCCTATGAATACCTTATTGCCCACTTTGCCGCCGACGCCGGGAAAAAAGGGGGAGAATTTTATACCCCCGGTGAAGTCGCGACCCTGCTTGCACGTTTGTTGGAACCGAAATCCGGTGATCGCATTTGTGACCCGGCCTGCGGGTCGGGCTCGCTTTTGATTCGTGTTGCCCAAGAAATCCCAAAACATGATTTTGCCCTCTTTGGCCAAGAGTCCAACGGCTCCACCTGGGCGCTCTGTCGCATGAATATGTTTTTGCATGGCATGGACAGTGCCCGCATTGAATGGTGCAATACCATCACCAGTCCCCGTTTGGTTGAAGGCGATAGCTTGATGAAATTCAATGTTGTCGTGGCGAACCCCCCTTTTAGTCTCGATAAGTGGGGTGCCGATGAAGCGGCGCACGATCCGTTCAATCGCTTTTGGCGCGGAATTCCTCCCAAGAGTAAAGGAGATTATGCCTTCATCAGTCACATGGTGGAAACAGCGCTCGAAGGCGATGGCCGCGTCGGAGTGATTGTTCCACACGGTGTCTTGTTTCGTGGTGGCGCCGAGGGAAAAATCCGGCAGGCAATGATTGAAGAAAATTTGCTCAAAGCGGTGATCGGCTTACCTGCCAATCTCTTCTTTGGAACGGGCATCCCGGCGGCGATTCTTATCTTCGATAAGAACAAAAAGATCAAAGACGTGCTCTTCATCGATGCCAGCCGGGAATATCTGGACGGCAAAAAACAAAACTACCTCCGCGACCAGGATATCGAAAAAATCGTCAAAGCCTTCAAGGCATTCAAAAACATCGACAAGTACGCCTACCGCGCCACAGTCGATGAAATCAAAGAGAACGACTTCAATCTGAATATCCCCCGTTATGTGGACACCTTTGAAGAAGAGGCCGAGGTCAATATTCCTGCAGTACAGAAAGAAATCAAACAGATCGAAGCGGAGCTGGCTACGACACGCAAGGAGATGGATAAGTATTTAAAGGAATTGGGGTTGGTGTGA